The Campylobacter sp. RM10537 genome has a segment encoding these proteins:
- a CDS encoding arginyltransferase, which produces MFEIGFCTLEDKCPYLETKRSRIEYKYIQNCSKEINTKLIQRGWRRFGRYFSRPICRDCQECLSLRILANEYKFSRNERRVFKKNINTKMILRRPALSNEHLFLYDKYHRFMEDKKKWKRYDLNFRQYYNLYIDGFMDFGYELAFYVDNKLVCVDLIDEVEDGISSIYCFYDPDFAYLSLGKFSLLNEIKFAKSKNLKYIYLGYFVKKCQSLSYKADYTPNEILKGTSSLFENEVLWEREDANCANFRDD; this is translated from the coding sequence ATGTTTGAAATTGGATTTTGTACTCTTGAAGATAAATGTCCATACTTAGAAACAAAACGCTCAAGAATAGAATATAAATACATACAAAATTGTTCCAAAGAAATCAATACTAAACTAATCCAACGTGGTTGGAGACGCTTTGGAAGGTATTTTTCTCGTCCAATTTGTAGAGATTGTCAAGAATGTCTTAGTCTTAGAATTTTAGCTAATGAATATAAATTTTCTCGCAATGAAAGAAGAGTTTTTAAAAAAAATATCAATACTAAAATGATACTTAGAAGACCAGCTTTGAGTAATGAACATTTATTTTTATATGATAAATACCATCGTTTTATGGAAGATAAAAAGAAGTGGAAAAGATATGATTTAAATTTTAGACAATATTATAATCTTTATATAGATGGATTTATGGATTTTGGTTATGAGCTTGCTTTTTATGTTGATAATAAGCTTGTTTGTGTTGATCTTATTGATGAGGTTGAGGATGGAATTTCAAGTATTTATTGTTTTTACGATCCTGATTTTGCATATCTTTCCTTGGGTAAGTTTTCTCTTTTAAATGAGATCAAATTTGCTAAAAGTAAAAATTTAAAATATATTTATTTGGGATATTTTGTAAAAAAGTGTCAATCTTTATCGTATAAAGCCGATTATACACCTAATGAAATTTTAAAAGGGACAAGTTCTCTTTTTGAAAATGAGGTTTTATGGGAGAGAGAAGATGCAAATTGTGCAAACTTTAGAGACGATTAA